A genome region from Acidobacteriota bacterium includes the following:
- a CDS encoding DUF86 domain-containing protein: MIDTELVTRKILLITKDVEALQGLADMTPDVFLESSINAVIAERYIERAVGRMIDINYHLLTESGQAPPPDYYQSFIQLSALGVYPSECGQRIAACAGLRNRIAHEYDDIDPQKLFEAVRQAVHDVPEYLRGVDTWLSR, from the coding sequence ATGATCGACACTGAGTTGGTCACCAGGAAGATCCTCCTGATTACGAAGGACGTCGAGGCTCTGCAGGGGCTCGCCGACATGACGCCCGACGTGTTCCTCGAGTCCTCGATCAACGCGGTCATCGCCGAACGATACATCGAGCGAGCGGTGGGCAGAATGATCGACATCAACTACCACTTGCTCACCGAATCGGGGCAGGCACCGCCGCCCGATTACTATCAGTCATTCATCCAGTTGTCTGCGTTGGGCGTCTACCCCAGCGAGTGTGGCCAGCGGATTGCCGCTTGCGCGGGCCTCAGAAACCGAATAGCCCACGAGTACGACGACATCGACCCACAGAAACTGTTCGAGGCGGTTCGTCAGGCCGTGCACGACGTCCCTGAGTACCTTCGCGGCGTCGACACCTGGCTGTCCCGGTAG
- a CDS encoding BlaI/MecI/CopY family transcriptional regulator: MAPEPRIPTPTDAEIELLNVLWRLGPSTVKEVFEALQPTKTVGYTTVLKQLQVMHRKRLVRRSERFRAHVYEPNESRERTRRHIVRSLVNQVFDGSAQSLIQSALAGRRIRAEELAEIRGILDDVEKGKK; this comes from the coding sequence ATGGCACCTGAACCTCGAATCCCCACTCCGACCGACGCCGAAATAGAACTCCTCAACGTGCTGTGGAGACTGGGGCCCAGCACGGTGAAGGAGGTGTTCGAGGCGCTCCAGCCGACTAAGACCGTCGGCTACACAACGGTGCTCAAGCAATTGCAGGTCATGCACCGCAAGAGACTCGTCCGGCGTTCGGAGCGATTCCGCGCCCACGTCTACGAACCCAACGAATCCAGAGAGCGAACCCGGCGGCACATCGTGCGGTCGCTGGTAAATCAGGTCTTCGACGGATCTGCCCAGAGCCTCATCCAGAGCGCATTGGCTGGAAGACGAATTCGTGCGGAGGAGCTTGCCGAGATTCGTGGAATCCTCGACGACGTCGAAAAGGGGAAGAAGTGA
- a CDS encoding M56 family metallopeptidase, which produces MNWPPFIDIVGRIDALGWALLLAVCNTTLLSLGMWIFLHTRSGRSPAPRHAIALGALVASVLLFGATWWGLERVPPSTTAAATTSAPVAHGATTSLVATDAASSGRPRFNVTRSAVAILSPALRWVSAGWLIGVALLAIRLVGGVLIGWRIRQRATPVTSGPVVEAVGRLARLRELEQPIVVALSDEVNAPSVAGWRRPVLLLPRDVDASLAQKQLESVVVHELEHVRRGDPWLAVIQAASSAILFFCPGTHWLSRQALEAREQRCDDAAIQVCGDPKAYASALGVLASRSSGTWLAAAMGQQAPSLAARIRRVVKGDVMPVITPGKFVAVASGVVLTIATGAIVLAASLEQVTSVDAHRQPSLRRQAVQSAAQSGQVAGPRGVSFGFAESQPGSPVKLISVTSNLDYAFARVRFRNVSEHHLTAVTFLAVVECRPEAGPAILTPSEAIPVTLAPGESGEVETKFLRIGELLDWQRTLNAGKMALLGVVRVSFADGDTWAIKPPTGLAHPQFPLRRVWLRGGTAVEGRSASVSTEMVVCCDAGRRTRSTPPAEGVRVGGALRAGEAVVEGGRRRPKHGQATREPIDQPAQTGEGAVSPPGVRQRLHGER; this is translated from the coding sequence GTGAACTGGCCTCCGTTCATCGACATTGTCGGCCGCATTGACGCGCTCGGCTGGGCGCTGCTGCTGGCGGTGTGCAACACCACGCTCCTGTCGCTGGGGATGTGGATCTTCCTGCACACCCGCAGCGGAAGGTCCCCGGCGCCGCGTCACGCCATCGCGCTCGGGGCGCTGGTCGCATCCGTGCTGCTCTTCGGGGCGACATGGTGGGGACTCGAGCGTGTGCCCCCTTCAACGACTGCTGCAGCGACGACGTCCGCGCCGGTGGCGCACGGCGCGACGACTTCTCTGGTTGCTACTGACGCGGCCTCGTCCGGACGTCCACGATTCAATGTCACGCGATCCGCCGTGGCCATCCTGAGTCCGGCTCTGCGTTGGGTGAGCGCGGGCTGGCTGATCGGCGTGGCCTTGCTGGCCATTCGACTGGTCGGCGGCGTCCTGATCGGCTGGCGAATCAGACAGAGGGCGACGCCTGTGACGTCGGGACCAGTTGTCGAGGCCGTCGGAAGACTGGCGAGGTTGAGAGAACTGGAACAGCCCATCGTTGTTGCCCTGTCTGATGAGGTCAACGCTCCGTCCGTCGCCGGGTGGAGACGCCCGGTGCTGCTGTTGCCCCGCGACGTCGATGCCAGCCTGGCGCAGAAGCAACTTGAATCAGTCGTGGTTCACGAGTTGGAGCACGTGCGACGTGGTGACCCGTGGCTGGCGGTCATCCAGGCCGCATCGAGCGCCATCCTGTTCTTCTGTCCGGGCACCCACTGGCTTTCCAGGCAGGCGTTGGAGGCGCGTGAGCAACGCTGTGACGACGCAGCGATTCAGGTGTGCGGGGATCCCAAGGCCTACGCGAGCGCGCTGGGCGTGCTGGCGAGTCGAAGTTCCGGAACATGGTTGGCGGCAGCGATGGGCCAGCAGGCCCCGAGTCTTGCCGCCAGAATCAGGCGCGTCGTGAAAGGAGACGTCATGCCAGTGATCACTCCAGGCAAGTTCGTGGCGGTGGCTTCGGGAGTCGTCTTGACGATCGCCACCGGGGCGATTGTGCTTGCGGCGTCGCTCGAACAGGTGACGTCGGTCGATGCCCACCGGCAGCCGTCCCTGCGTCGGCAGGCCGTACAGTCGGCTGCGCAGTCAGGCCAGGTAGCGGGTCCGCGCGGCGTGTCCTTTGGATTCGCAGAATCGCAACCCGGCTCACCTGTGAAACTGATCTCGGTGACGTCGAACCTGGACTACGCGTTTGCCCGCGTCCGTTTCCGGAACGTCTCGGAACATCATTTGACCGCCGTGACCTTCCTGGCTGTCGTGGAATGCCGGCCGGAGGCCGGACCAGCGATTCTGACCCCAAGTGAAGCCATTCCCGTGACGCTGGCACCTGGGGAGTCCGGCGAAGTGGAGACCAAATTCCTTCGAATCGGTGAACTCCTGGACTGGCAGCGCACGCTCAACGCGGGCAAGATGGCGTTGCTTGGAGTGGTCCGGGTCTCATTCGCGGATGGGGATACATGGGCGATCAAGCCGCCCACCGGGCTTGCCCACCCCCAGTTTCCGTTGAGGCGCGTTTGGCTGCGTGGTGGGACCGCGGTTGAGGGCCGGTCGGCGTCCGTATCCACGGAGATGGTGGTGTGCTGTGACGCGGGGCGCCGGACCCGGTCGACACCCCCAGCGGAAGGGGTGCGTGTTGGCGGGGCGCTACGCGCGGGCGAGGCGGTCGTCGAGGGTGGGCGGCGGAGGCCGAAGCACGGGCAGGCCACGCGCGAGCCGATCGATCAGCCGGCGCAGACCGGTGAGGGCGCGGTGTCGCCACCGGGGGTGCGCCAGCGTCTGCATGGCGAGCGATAG
- a CDS encoding protein kinase: MSVTARLVLSRYRIVSPLGEGGMGAVYRARDTKLEREVAIKILSEALATDPAALARFEREAQAVATLSHPNILGIHDFGVERGTPYAVMELLEGQTLRELMGGAAVPPRKAVEYALQIAAGLAAAHAGGITHRDIKPENVFVTRDGHVKILDFGLAKQRQAAPADATVVTTRNMSTEPGMVMGTVGYMAPEQIRGQPIDHRVDIFAFGAVLYELLAGRRAFQGATPADTASAVLKEDPPELATTAAAHIPPSLDRIVRRCLEKNPDERFQSARDVAFALEAMSGSSVATGPSAAVTQRKRRPWMAIAAVLAVAAALAAAFVVGRSSGPSGPSRITRLTYRHGQVDAARFAPDGQTIVYSASWNGSPYEVFSTRLDSTESRALGFPGTVLAAVSATGDMALLRNAVPFIATQPTAQEGMLARAPLAGGSARDLAEAVQFAEWSPDGKQLAVVRFLDGKSRLECPIGRVLYETGGLIANPRFSPRGDRIAFLDILSVGFFKSAVSIVDLSGQRTVLATSLTMTNGLAWSPSGEEVWFAGGRNGLAKDLYAVTLSGRERIVFRTLTGIHLFDIGADGRVLLAQELRRRELWGRAPGAVEDRDLSWMDTSAPAQLATDGKRLVFNEQGEGGGSEYSVYLRAMDGSVPVRIGSGSAFDLSADGKWILTIAHYGTPSQRIVLLPTGAGQPRELPTEPLTYQALYFGPGGRTIIFSAMKPGEAPKMYMQDINAGGTPRAFGEGMLTGISDAGLTLAEERIVVRDSSGQPFLQSLTEGNPKPIHGISPNETSFGRSKDGWLYVFARSGGPRTRVFLVDPATGRREFWKEIGPADATGVWPPDSHYVTPDGEAYIYSFARRLSDLYVVEGLR, encoded by the coding sequence ATGTCTGTGACCGCCCGGCTCGTGCTGTCCCGTTACCGTATCGTGTCCCCGCTCGGCGAAGGCGGTATGGGAGCCGTGTATCGCGCGCGCGACACGAAGCTGGAGCGCGAGGTCGCGATCAAGATCTTGTCCGAGGCGCTCGCGACGGACCCGGCCGCTCTCGCACGGTTCGAGCGGGAGGCGCAGGCCGTCGCCACGCTTTCGCATCCCAATATTCTCGGCATCCACGATTTCGGGGTTGAGCGGGGCACGCCCTATGCGGTGATGGAGCTGCTGGAAGGGCAGACCCTCCGGGAACTGATGGGCGGCGCGGCCGTGCCACCCCGCAAGGCCGTCGAGTACGCGCTGCAGATTGCCGCGGGCCTGGCGGCGGCGCACGCGGGCGGGATCACGCATCGCGATATCAAACCCGAGAACGTGTTCGTTACGCGGGACGGGCACGTGAAGATCCTGGATTTCGGACTCGCGAAGCAGCGTCAGGCCGCGCCAGCGGATGCAACCGTGGTGACCACGAGGAACATGTCGACCGAACCGGGGATGGTCATGGGCACGGTCGGGTACATGGCGCCAGAGCAGATCCGCGGTCAGCCGATCGATCACCGCGTGGACATCTTCGCGTTCGGGGCGGTGCTCTACGAACTGCTGGCCGGGCGGCGCGCGTTCCAGGGCGCGACGCCGGCCGACACGGCGAGCGCGGTGCTGAAAGAGGACCCTCCGGAATTGGCGACGACGGCCGCCGCTCACATCCCGCCCTCGCTCGATCGCATCGTGCGGAGGTGCCTGGAGAAGAACCCCGACGAGCGCTTCCAGTCGGCGCGCGATGTCGCCTTCGCCCTCGAGGCGATGTCGGGCTCGAGTGTGGCGACCGGGCCGTCAGCGGCCGTGACCCAGCGCAAGAGGCGGCCATGGATGGCCATTGCGGCCGTTCTGGCCGTCGCCGCCGCGCTGGCGGCCGCGTTCGTCGTCGGCCGATCGAGCGGGCCATCCGGTCCTTCCAGGATCACGCGTCTCACGTACCGACACGGTCAGGTTGACGCGGCGCGCTTCGCCCCCGACGGCCAGACCATCGTCTACAGCGCCTCGTGGAACGGGAGCCCGTACGAGGTCTTTTCGACGCGGCTCGACAGCACAGAGTCGCGCGCCCTCGGTTTCCCCGGCACGGTGCTGGCGGCCGTGTCCGCCACGGGCGACATGGCGCTGCTGCGCAATGCTGTTCCGTTCATCGCCACGCAACCGACCGCCCAGGAGGGGATGCTCGCGAGGGCGCCTCTTGCAGGCGGGTCGGCACGTGACCTCGCCGAGGCCGTCCAGTTTGCAGAATGGTCTCCGGACGGCAAGCAGCTCGCCGTCGTCCGCTTCCTCGACGGAAAGTCCAGGCTCGAGTGTCCGATCGGTCGCGTCCTGTACGAAACGGGGGGGCTGATCGCCAATCCTCGTTTCTCGCCGCGCGGAGACAGGATCGCGTTCTTGGACATCCTGTCGGTTGGCTTCTTCAAGAGCGCCGTTTCGATCGTCGATCTCAGCGGCCAGCGGACCGTCCTCGCCACGTCACTCACGATGACCAACGGCCTAGCCTGGTCGCCAAGTGGGGAGGAGGTCTGGTTCGCCGGCGGACGCAATGGCCTGGCAAAGGACCTTTACGCCGTGACGCTTTCTGGCCGGGAGCGGATCGTCTTCCGGACACTGACGGGCATTCATCTGTTCGACATCGGGGCGGACGGCCGTGTTCTTCTGGCGCAGGAGCTGCGCCGCCGAGAGCTGTGGGGGCGCGCGCCGGGGGCCGTCGAGGACCGTGACTTGTCCTGGATGGACACCTCGGCTCCCGCACAGCTGGCGACCGATGGGAAAAGGCTGGTCTTCAACGAACAGGGAGAGGGAGGCGGCAGCGAGTACAGCGTGTACCTCCGTGCGATGGACGGTTCAGTGCCCGTACGGATCGGCAGCGGCAGCGCCTTCGACTTGTCGGCGGACGGCAAGTGGATCCTGACCATCGCGCACTACGGAACGCCAAGCCAGCGCATCGTCCTGCTGCCCACCGGGGCTGGTCAGCCGAGAGAGTTGCCGACCGAACCCCTCACGTACCAGGCCCTGTATTTCGGCCCGGGTGGCCGGACGATCATCTTCAGCGCCATGAAGCCCGGCGAAGCGCCGAAGATGTACATGCAGGACATCAACGCCGGCGGGACGCCGAGGGCATTCGGAGAGGGAATGCTGACCGGCATTTCGGACGCGGGATTGACGCTGGCTGAAGAACGGATCGTCGTCAGAGACTCTTCAGGACAACCGTTTCTGCAGTCCTTGACGGAGGGCAATCCAAAACCGATCCACGGCATCTCACCGAACGAGACGTCCTTCGGACGGAGCAAGGACGGCTGGCTCTACGTCTTTGCGCGGTCGGGAGGACCCAGAACCCGAGTATTTCTCGTGGACCCGGCGACCGGACGGCGGGAATTCTGGAAAGAGATCGGCCCCGCGGACGCGACGGGTGTCTGGCCTCCCGACAGCCACTATGTGACGCCCGACGGCGAGGCTTACATCTACAGTTTTGCTCGGCGTCTCTCAGATCTCTATGTGGTTGAGGGCCTGAGGTGA
- a CDS encoding 4Fe-4S dicluster domain-containing protein — translation MIRIDASKCTGCRCCEAACAFHHTGSGGRLLSRIRVVNLYELGVDAPVVCPQCAERYCLACPDDALTLGPLGQVIVSPTLCSECGACTRSCPIGAIEPVDGIAYVCDLCGGQPRCVDACTQGAIVFAPGAGGKTVLASFKVDSERLAPSHKRAIFVRALGLSVRETWGVTRG, via the coding sequence ATGATTCGGATTGACGCCAGCAAATGCACTGGCTGTCGCTGTTGCGAGGCAGCGTGCGCGTTTCACCATACCGGCAGCGGCGGCCGGCTTCTCTCTCGCATCCGGGTCGTCAATCTCTATGAGCTCGGCGTGGACGCGCCCGTCGTCTGCCCGCAGTGCGCGGAGCGTTACTGCCTCGCGTGCCCGGACGACGCGCTCACGCTTGGTCCGCTCGGCCAGGTCATCGTCTCGCCCACGTTGTGCTCGGAATGCGGTGCCTGCACCCGGTCGTGCCCGATAGGCGCGATAGAACCGGTGGACGGCATCGCGTACGTCTGCGACCTGTGCGGCGGACAACCCCGATGCGTCGACGCGTGCACGCAGGGCGCGATCGTTTTCGCGCCAGGGGCGGGCGGCAAGACGGTTCTCGCCTCGTTCAAGGTAGACAGCGAGCGGCTGGCGCCGAGTCACAAGCGGGCAATCTTCGTCCGGGCGCTCGGCCTGTCGGTACGCGAAACCTGGGGCGTGACCCGTGGCTGA
- a CDS encoding DUF5916 domain-containing protein, with protein sequence MSRDLHQLVPALVAIFTLAVPGAVAAADSPPPTMVLRFLDNPPKIDGRLDAGEWPAEPLPTGEWVSYNPLYGERLPHQTTVWVGYDKRYFYFAFRCSDPDPSKIKTTIARRDNMFNDDWVGLKLDAMGNGQTSYDMFVNPSGVQGDILTSAAKGENSSVDWIWDSAAKLTPDGYTVEIRVPVQSLRFKSGADVPMRVLFWRRISRLGMSVSWPDLPPGKSAFEREATMMVHDLAWPGVREVMPAVTESVNQTRTAPDQWSAADGTTNIGVSAKLGITSAVTLDGTINPDFSQVESDSFQVQVNQRYPVFFSEKRPFFMEGMGVFEVSGTGGDGNMATAVHTRRIADPLFGVKLSGTVGRVTFGTISASDDAAGRLDPQFEGKRKLFNIVRATYSLAPSSYLGAIVTETDFAGGNNRVAGGDMSLRIGSHQQINATVLRSSSTDPGAGASSRTGAMAQASYAYDSKRVGFATQVEHYDRDFQMDTAFYNRTGITGGWMYGGLNFYPDKTRTPWLKKINPFVFLQYVRDRVQAGHDNLQVFAIRSNFTRNGSLRADVIHIQEAWAHREFDQRSFRLQGNLQMTNWLYLSGQVRAGNGLYYDPVAPFVGPSAMQSVTVLLQPSARFAQNVSVQRVTLDRPGGAGRVYDARVVNTKTTYQFSARFAVRGIVQYDSGDRRVLGDFMSSYEVRPGTVFYAGYGTLFEKRDYREQAWIPGEGSYLTTSRGLFIKASYLHRF encoded by the coding sequence ATGTCCCGTGATCTGCACCAGCTTGTGCCTGCTCTCGTCGCCATCTTCACGCTGGCCGTCCCCGGCGCCGTCGCCGCCGCCGATTCGCCGCCCCCGACGATGGTGTTGCGCTTTCTCGACAACCCCCCGAAGATCGATGGCCGCCTGGACGCCGGCGAGTGGCCCGCTGAGCCTCTGCCAACAGGCGAATGGGTCTCCTACAACCCTCTCTACGGCGAACGCCTGCCCCACCAGACCACGGTGTGGGTCGGGTACGACAAACGGTACTTCTACTTCGCCTTTCGCTGCTCCGATCCCGATCCGTCAAAGATCAAGACGACCATCGCTCGCCGCGACAACATGTTCAACGACGACTGGGTCGGTCTCAAGCTGGACGCCATGGGAAACGGTCAGACCTCCTACGACATGTTCGTGAATCCCAGTGGCGTGCAGGGCGATATCCTGACCAGCGCGGCGAAGGGCGAGAACTCGTCTGTGGATTGGATCTGGGACAGCGCGGCGAAGCTGACGCCAGACGGCTACACGGTAGAGATTCGAGTGCCGGTGCAGAGCCTTCGGTTCAAGAGCGGAGCCGACGTACCGATGCGCGTCCTGTTCTGGCGCCGGATCAGCCGGCTCGGCATGTCGGTATCGTGGCCCGACCTTCCCCCTGGCAAGTCCGCCTTCGAGCGAGAGGCGACGATGATGGTGCACGACTTGGCGTGGCCGGGTGTGCGCGAAGTGATGCCGGCCGTCACCGAGTCGGTCAACCAGACCCGTACCGCGCCCGATCAGTGGTCGGCTGCCGATGGGACGACCAACATCGGTGTCAGCGCGAAGCTCGGCATCACGTCGGCGGTGACGCTCGACGGCACCATCAATCCGGACTTCAGTCAGGTCGAAAGCGACAGCTTCCAGGTCCAGGTCAACCAGCGATACCCGGTGTTCTTCAGCGAGAAGCGGCCGTTCTTCATGGAAGGGATGGGCGTCTTCGAAGTCTCCGGCACCGGCGGTGACGGCAACATGGCGACCGCCGTCCATACCCGGCGCATCGCGGATCCGCTGTTCGGCGTGAAGCTGTCCGGCACGGTCGGCCGGGTGACATTCGGCACGATCAGTGCCTCTGACGACGCGGCGGGCCGGCTCGATCCGCAGTTCGAGGGGAAGCGCAAACTGTTCAACATCGTGCGCGCGACCTACAGTTTGGCGCCGAGCAGCTACCTCGGCGCCATCGTCACGGAGACCGACTTCGCGGGCGGCAACAACCGGGTCGCCGGCGGCGACATGTCGCTTCGGATTGGGTCCCATCAGCAAATCAACGCGACGGTGCTGCGGTCCTCATCAACCGATCCCGGGGCCGGGGCCTCGTCCCGGACTGGGGCGATGGCCCAGGCGAGCTACGCGTACGACTCGAAGCGAGTGGGATTTGCCACGCAAGTCGAACACTACGATCGGGACTTTCAGATGGATACCGCCTTCTACAACCGCACGGGGATCACGGGCGGCTGGATGTACGGCGGCCTGAACTTCTACCCGGACAAGACCCGCACGCCATGGCTAAAGAAGATCAATCCATTTGTGTTCCTGCAATACGTGCGCGATCGTGTGCAGGCGGGGCACGACAATCTGCAGGTCTTTGCCATCCGGTCGAACTTCACCCGCAACGGGAGCCTGCGAGCCGACGTCATCCACATACAGGAAGCCTGGGCGCATCGGGAGTTCGACCAGCGCTCGTTCCGCCTCCAGGGCAACCTGCAGATGACTAACTGGCTGTACCTCAGCGGCCAGGTCAGGGCCGGCAACGGCCTCTACTACGATCCGGTCGCCCCCTTTGTCGGTCCCTCGGCCATGCAGTCCGTCACTGTTCTGCTGCAGCCAAGCGCGCGCTTCGCACAAAACGTCTCTGTTCAACGCGTGACGCTGGATCGACCCGGCGGTGCCGGCCGCGTCTATGACGCCCGCGTCGTCAACACGAAGACCACGTACCAGTTCTCAGCCCGGTTCGCCGTCCGTGGAATCGTGCAGTACGACAGCGGGGACAGGCGGGTCCTTGGCGACTTCATGTCATCGTACGAGGTGAGGCCGGGGACCGTGTTCTACGCGGGATATGGAACCCTGTTCGAGAAGCGTGACTACCGCGAGCAGGCGTGGATCCCGGGCGAGGGTTCGTACCTCACCACCAGCCGCGGGCTCTTCATCAAGGCGTCGTATCTGCATCGCTTCTAG
- a CDS encoding TIGR04076 family protein, whose translation MARIKVSVERVGGCCNLPMMVGDCFYLDGSKLSVPDGKFVCMWALQTMMPVFPIMNVQDRLEPSHWVHAVSHFTCPDPKGQVVFRLERLADDSD comes from the coding sequence ATGGCCAGGATCAAGGTGTCGGTCGAACGTGTCGGCGGCTGCTGTAATCTGCCGATGATGGTCGGCGATTGTTTCTACCTCGACGGGTCGAAGCTGTCGGTTCCCGATGGGAAGTTCGTCTGCATGTGGGCGCTGCAAACCATGATGCCTGTCTTCCCCATCATGAACGTTCAGGACCGGCTGGAGCCCAGCCATTGGGTCCATGCCGTCAGCCACTTCACCTGCCCGGATCCGAAAGGCCAGGTCGTGTTCCGGCTGGAGAGGCTGGCTGATGATTCGGATTGA
- a CDS encoding nucleotidyltransferase domain-containing protein, with amino-acid sequence MDIASLSEIASRHRVRLLVQHGSTVSGRAHANSDLDIAALFEDDHELLARVAALSVDLQGLYRGQELDVAVINHADPLFLKKIVERCQLLYGSPRVLAELKMYAFRRYQDHRRFLAAERSYVRRSLQRMAAR; translated from the coding sequence ATGGACATCGCAAGCTTGAGCGAGATTGCCAGTCGCCACCGCGTGCGCCTGCTGGTGCAACATGGTTCGACCGTGTCTGGACGCGCCCATGCGAACAGCGATCTCGACATCGCCGCGTTGTTCGAGGACGATCACGAATTGCTGGCGCGAGTGGCCGCGCTCAGCGTCGATCTCCAGGGTCTCTACCGCGGGCAGGAGCTTGATGTCGCCGTCATCAACCACGCCGACCCGCTGTTCCTGAAGAAGATAGTCGAGCGATGCCAGCTGCTGTATGGCTCGCCCCGCGTGCTGGCCGAACTGAAGATGTATGCGTTCAGACGTTACCAGGATCACCGGCGTTTCCTGGCTGCCGAGCGATCCTATGTCAGACGTTCTCTCCAGCGAATGGCCGCGCGATGA
- a CDS encoding DUF433 domain-containing protein yields MCRSSGRRSGRHIGGELRTNGHHLAPLSTASPRESIRHVAHHPANSRGGRSEIAWRDVTVLFSDVLDLLAAGLNREHVLDELPDLQPGDVAACLQFVPASGWTIPSLPRERPQPRNV; encoded by the coding sequence ATGTGCCGAAGTAGCGGACGACGCAGTGGTAGGCACATCGGTGGGGAACTCCGCACTAACGGGCACCACTTGGCACCGCTGAGCACCGCATCACCACGCGAGTCCATTCGACATGTCGCGCATCATCCAGCGAATTCGCGTGGCGGCAGGTCCGAAATCGCGTGGCGCGACGTGACCGTACTGTTCAGCGACGTGCTGGATCTTCTGGCCGCCGGCCTGAACCGCGAACATGTGCTTGACGAGCTGCCTGATCTCCAGCCGGGGGACGTTGCGGCCTGTCTGCAGTTTGTGCCAGCAAGCGGCTGGACCATCCCGTCATTGCCGCGTGAACGTCCACAACCCCGGAACGTCTGA